A portion of the Bombina bombina isolate aBomBom1 chromosome 9, aBomBom1.pri, whole genome shotgun sequence genome contains these proteins:
- the LOC128639497 gene encoding uncharacterized protein LOC128639497, giving the protein MKIIFWLICCIIHTTICTASVSFSSPKRLGALEERQGFTIVPPASEETDLNNDALTNKTVLQFLDKQMEILKDYQDKFQNLSRTEINLLVWKLHGVFDKLKEAQSKAYWKIISETKCPMPLAPRNGGLVCVYLANVQYCKPVCAKGYDFSFLRRSRLYEECGNHTRFSWTTQYIAGQRLAECIASSNAVSGVSTAYFDKGVNCQQISSDPVSEENVINTFLAELKAYNINKPHMEMEYDFVLCGDQ; this is encoded by the exons GTGTCTCCTTTTCATCGCCAAAACGCCTTGGAGCCCTGGAGGAGCGACAAGGCTTCACCATTGTTCCACCTGCAAGtgaagaaacag ATTTGAACAATGATGCACTCACCAATAAGACTGTTTTACAGTTTCTAGACAAGCAAATGGAG atattaaaaGATTATCAGGACAAATTCCAAAACCTAAGCAGGACAGAAATCAATTTACTGGTGTGGAAGCTTCACGGAGTATTTGACAAGTTGAAAGAAGCTCAAAGTAAAG CTTACTGGAAGATAATATCTGAAACAAAATGTCCGATGCCTTTGGCACCCAGAAATGGTGGACTGGTGTGTGTTTATCTGGCTAATGTCCAGTACTGCAAGCCCGTGTGTGCTAAG GGATATGACTTCTCATTCCTGAGAAGGAGCAGGTTGTATGAAGAATGTGGGAATCACACTCGCTTTTCCTGGACAACCCAATATATTGCTGGTCAGAGGTTAGCAGAATGCATAG CTTCTTCCAATGCTGTAAGCGGGGTTTCAACGGCTTACTTTGATAAGGGTGTCAACTGTCAACAAATTAGCTCTGATCCAGTttctgaagaaaatgtaataaacaCATTCCTGGCAGAACTTAAAGCTTATAATATTAATAAGCCCCATATGGAGATGGAGTATGACTTTGTATTGTGTGGAGATCAGTGA